One genomic window of Pecten maximus chromosome 3, xPecMax1.1, whole genome shotgun sequence includes the following:
- the LOC117323829 gene encoding shematrin-like protein 2, whose amino-acid sequence MKSSSAALIAICLCLGVSSVWGTGYNSYDTYGSLGGGYSMGYGKGYNGYGGGYGYGKGYGKGYGKGYTSTETVVRQPYMQAVAAPPPLDDQNGVFGLGVFELLILGLPLLLLLRESNTG is encoded by the exons atGAAGTCGTCATCTGCCGCCCTCATCGCTATATGCCTCTGTCTCGGCGTGTCAAGCGTATGGGGAACCGGATATAACAGCTACGATACTTATGGAAGCCTAGGAGGCGGATATTCCATGGGTTACGGGAAAGGATACAATGGTTATGGAGGCGGATACGGATACGGAAAGGGGTACGGAAAGGGATACGGAAAGGGATATACCTCCACCGAGACTGTTGTTAGACAACCGTACATGCAGGCCGTAGCCGCCCCACCACCACTGGACGATCAGAATGGCGTGTTTGGACTCGGAGTGTTCGAACTTCTCA TACTCGGCCTGCCACTCCTCCTCCTCCTGAGGGAGTCCAACACCGGCTAA